From Candidatus Hadarchaeales archaeon, one genomic window encodes:
- a CDS encoding XTP/dITP diphosphatase, which yields MVLFFVTGNEGKFREVSALASKFGIEIKHSRIPYLEIQADDLSDIAKVGVQQAFGILKAPCFVEDSGLFISSLRGFPGPYSKYVFLTIGNRGVLKLMQGVEDRKAVFRSCVGYCGRDGKPLTFEGRAEGRISTEERGTGGFGFDPIFIPDEGDGRTFAEMSVEEKNRLSHRGKAIEGFFRWYLLHKEE from the coding sequence GTGGTACTCTTCTTCGTGACGGGAAATGAGGGAAAGTTTAGGGAAGTGAGTGCTCTGGCCTCCAAGTTCGGAATAGAGATCAAGCACAGCAGAATTCCCTATCTGGAAATCCAGGCCGACGACCTCTCCGATATAGCCAAGGTGGGAGTACAACAGGCCTTCGGGATCCTGAAGGCCCCTTGCTTCGTGGAGGACTCGGGACTCTTCATCTCTTCCCTTAGGGGTTTCCCCGGTCCCTACTCCAAATACGTCTTCCTCACCATCGGGAACAGGGGGGTGTTGAAGCTCATGCAGGGGGTGGAGGACAGAAAAGCGGTTTTCCGCTCGTGCGTGGGATACTGTGGAAGGGATGGGAAGCCCCTCACCTTCGAGGGAAGGGCAGAGGGGAGGATCTCGACCGAGGAGAGAGGAACGGGTGGTTTCGGCTTCGATCCCATCTTCATTCCCGACGAGGGGGATGGGAGAACCTTCGCCGAGATGTCCGTGGAGGAGAAGAACCGTCTTTCCCATAGGGGAAAGGCCATAGAAGGGTTCTTTAGGTGGTATCTTCTTCATAAGGAGGAATAA
- a CDS encoding 30S ribosomal protein S15 — translation MEGREIEELVVKLAKEGHPPSRIGLILRDLHGIGSVKKATGKSITQILEERGIKFPLPEDLANLIRRALRMQKHLEKNRKDKVTRRSLEITEQRIRKLSRYYVRIGKLPKDWKYEREKAALLVR, via the coding sequence ATGGAAGGGAGAGAAATAGAGGAACTCGTGGTGAAGCTGGCCAAGGAAGGGCATCCCCCCAGCAGGATAGGGCTCATCCTGAGGGACTTGCACGGGATAGGTTCCGTCAAGAAAGCCACGGGTAAGAGCATCACCCAAATCCTGGAGGAGAGGGGAATAAAGTTCCCCCTACCGGAGGACCTCGCCAACCTCATAAGAAGGGCCCTCCGCATGCAGAAACACTTGGAGAAAAACCGAAAGGATAAGGTTACGCGTCGTTCGTTGGAAATCACGGAACAGAGGATAAGGAAACTATCCCGTTACTACGTGAGGATAGGAAAGCTTCCGAAGGATTGGAAATACGAAAGGGAAAAGGCCGCTTTACTCGTCAGATGA